In Listeria monocytogenes, the following proteins share a genomic window:
- a CDS encoding FMN-dependent NADH-azoreductase, protein MSKVLFIKASPLPNEVSRSSQVAETFMAEYKAKNPSDTVEELVLYNTEVPLLDLELMTAGRELQAGKAFTDLAPDVQKKLNAYNSLTEQFLAADKYVFVFPLWNLGIPPLLKAYIDTFVVAGKSFRYTDHGPEALLKDKKAILIHGSGGIYSAGPTSSFTHGEPYLRTILQFIGINVVPSIFVEGIDHNPSKEAEIVAAAKAVAQESAAEF, encoded by the coding sequence ATGTCAAAAGTACTATTTATTAAAGCGTCACCACTTCCAAATGAAGTATCAAGAAGCTCGCAAGTTGCCGAAACATTTATGGCTGAATATAAAGCCAAAAATCCTTCTGATACAGTAGAAGAATTAGTTCTATATAATACAGAAGTACCACTATTAGATTTAGAATTAATGACAGCTGGCAGAGAATTACAAGCTGGAAAAGCTTTCACTGATTTAGCGCCAGATGTACAAAAAAAATTAAACGCCTATAATTCGCTTACAGAGCAATTCCTAGCAGCGGACAAATATGTATTTGTGTTCCCACTTTGGAACCTTGGAATTCCGCCATTATTAAAAGCTTATATTGATACTTTTGTAGTTGCTGGAAAATCTTTCCGTTATACTGACCACGGTCCAGAAGCACTTTTAAAAGATAAAAAAGCAATCCTAATCCATGGTAGCGGTGGTATTTATTCTGCTGGACCAACAAGTTCATTTACTCACGGAGAACCTTATTTACGTACTATTTTACAATTTATCGGCATTAACGTTGTACCATCCATCTTTGTAGAAGGAATTGATCACAATCCGAGCAAAGAAGCGGAAATCGTTGCAGCTGCTAAAGCGGTAGCGCAGGAAAGTGCTGCAGAATTCTAA
- a CDS encoding amino acid permease encodes MEEQKEELQRGLKNRHIQLIAIGGAIGTGLFLGAGKSIHLAGPSIMLVYLIIGAILFFVMRALGELLIHNPTTGSFTEFAEQFIGPWAGFITGWTYWFCWIVTGIAEITAVGMYVKFWVPDLPQWIPALACVLILLLFNLATVKAFGEIEFWFAIIKVVVIIALIVIGFVLVFIGYKHGTSTASFSNLVDYGGFFPNGIAGFLLAFQMATFSFVGIELVGVTAGEADDPERTLPKAINNIPIRILIFYIGALLVLMSIYPWSNIDPNTSPFVSVFSMIGIPAAAGIINFVVLTAAMSSCNSGIFSTSRMLYTLSAEGKAPKKMHHLSSNGVPATALITSTACLLIGVFLNYFLPEQVFILVTSIATICFIWVWGIILVAHLRFRHKHPEIAEKSKFKMPLSPLMNWVSLIFFGGLLVILGFAADTRIALFVTPVWFLILAIAYQVLKASNRKTKIRHN; translated from the coding sequence ATGGAAGAGCAAAAAGAAGAATTGCAAAGAGGACTGAAAAATAGACACATTCAGTTAATCGCGATTGGCGGAGCAATTGGTACAGGGCTTTTTCTAGGAGCAGGGAAGTCAATTCATTTAGCCGGACCTTCTATCATGTTAGTTTACTTAATTATTGGGGCTATTTTATTCTTTGTTATGAGAGCTTTGGGTGAATTATTAATACATAACCCAACAACAGGATCATTTACAGAATTTGCAGAGCAATTTATTGGACCGTGGGCTGGCTTTATTACTGGTTGGACCTATTGGTTCTGTTGGATTGTGACAGGTATTGCAGAAATTACAGCAGTTGGCATGTACGTAAAATTTTGGGTGCCAGACTTACCGCAATGGATTCCAGCACTTGCATGTGTTTTAATACTTCTATTGTTCAACTTAGCAACCGTTAAAGCTTTTGGTGAAATCGAATTTTGGTTTGCGATTATTAAAGTGGTTGTTATTATTGCCTTAATTGTTATTGGATTTGTACTCGTATTCATTGGTTACAAACATGGCACAAGTACAGCATCATTTTCTAATTTAGTTGATTATGGTGGCTTTTTCCCGAATGGAATTGCCGGGTTCTTGCTAGCATTCCAAATGGCGACATTTTCTTTTGTCGGAATTGAGCTTGTTGGGGTTACTGCAGGAGAAGCGGATGATCCAGAACGTACACTTCCAAAAGCCATTAATAATATTCCGATTCGGATTTTAATCTTTTATATTGGTGCGTTACTCGTATTAATGTCGATTTATCCGTGGAGCAATATTGATCCAAACACAAGCCCATTCGTAAGCGTCTTTTCGATGATCGGGATTCCTGCAGCTGCCGGCATTATTAATTTTGTGGTGTTAACGGCTGCTATGTCTTCCTGTAATAGTGGGATTTTCAGTACAAGCCGGATGCTTTACACTCTTTCAGCAGAAGGAAAAGCACCGAAAAAAATGCATCATTTGAGCTCTAATGGGGTTCCAGCAACGGCATTAATTACTTCTACAGCATGTTTACTTATCGGTGTGTTTTTAAATTATTTCTTACCAGAACAAGTATTTATTTTAGTAACAAGTATCGCGACGATTTGCTTTATCTGGGTTTGGGGTATTATTTTAGTGGCGCATTTACGTTTTCGCCATAAACATCCAGAAATCGCAGAAAAAAGTAAATTCAAAATGCCTTTATCGCCTTTAATGAACTGGGTTAGCTTGATTTTCTTCGGAGGATTACTAGTTATCCTCGGTTTTGCCGCAGATACAAGAATAGCACTTTTCGTTACACCAGTATGGTTCTTGATTTTAGCTATCGCTTATCAAGTTTTAAAAGCATCCAACCGAAAGACAAAAATTCGACATAATTAA
- a CDS encoding 2-hydroxyacyl-CoA dehydratase, with protein sequence MIHAGLDVGSTTAKAVALNDQGDILFQTYRRHYSDIKKVTLEIMQDMQKKCGMTEMTFKITGSSGLAISKFLNVPFVQEVIACTEAVEQVIPETDVVIELGGEDAKIIYFSGGIEQRMNNACAGGTGAFIDQIATLLQTDPTGLNELAQNANTIYPIASRCGVFAKTDVQPLLNEGARKEDIAASIFQSVVTQTISGLACGRPIRGKVAFLGGPLTFLDQLRYRFTETLKMKDSDIIAPQNAEYFIALGTAFTGLNDVPLKVDDMIYRLSNMDMTTMATDTVILPALFEKQEDLEDFRARHNQMKAKRTKLEDYEGDAYLGIDAGSTTTKLILMSQTNEILYSFYSSNNGNPLQSVIDATSDLYEILPEKVRVAQSGITGYGESLIKAALKIDVGEIETVAHYRAAREFLPDVDFILDIGGQDMKCMKIKKGALDSLMLNEACSAGCGSFLETFAQTLNLSIEEFAARALEAKAPVDLGSRCTVFMNSKVKQVQKEGVSMEDLSAGLAYSVVKNALQKVIKLRSPKDIGEKVIVQGGTFYNESVLRAFELLTGREVVRPDIAGMMGAYGAALIAREHYETGEVTEMLVLEKLREFSAETSQSRCNLCSNTCQLTVTRFGDDRMFVSGNRCERGERVETKRNLLPNLYAYKLKRTFDYKSLKKSEATRGTIGIPRALNVFENYPLWHTILTNLGFRVVLSSKSSKNLYDKGIETIASEAVCFPAKLTHGHIMDLIKKKADRIFYPSVVYEKPEFGEATNNFNCPVVAGYPEVIRVNVDALEEKNIPMISPFLTLDNEKALIEQMSLAFPEVPAADMEKAVQAGLEEAELCRKDIQAEGEAALTYIKKNKIKGIVLAGHPYHIDPEVNHGIPELITMNGMAVLTEDSISHLGEMDHKLRVENQWKYHARLYRAASFTAKSEDLEFVQLTSFGCGLDAITTDMCQEIIEGHNKVYTLLKIDEINNLGAARIRVRSLKAAMEEREKNNVKPGIMSKPKERPLFTKEMKKTYTILAPQLAPTHFEMLEAACKVGGYNLEVLPAVTPRAVDEGLRYVNNDACYPAILTIGQMMDALKHGDYDVNNLAVLMTQTGGGCRATNYISMLKKALGEAGLDHIPVISLNANGLEKQPGFKMTPKVLVRFLAGISLGDALDRMLYRTRPYEVEPGSANKMFRHYLDAGRALMENYSFGAYKKLANEMVRAFDNLPITNEVKPRVGVVGEILVKFHPGANNNIVDVIEDEGGEAVVPDLTDFILYCCYDDHFAANTFGRSKVKSFAKQSVAIPLINQFRKPVTDALKKSERFEAPASIESIAEKASQLLSLGNKMGEGWFLTGEMFELLDSNVPNIACLQPFACLPNHITGRGMIKGLKKMYPEANIMSIDYDAGSSSVNQLNRIKLMLSIARKQLETTEVVTEKETNTRFNPREKILGKAKQVRESAPVEMIGNKVKQARDADPVGAIAQKVKHVASSSEHVQTDND encoded by the coding sequence ATGATTCATGCAGGATTAGATGTGGGATCAACAACAGCAAAGGCCGTAGCACTTAATGACCAGGGGGATATTTTATTTCAAACCTACAGAAGACATTATTCAGACATTAAAAAAGTTACATTAGAAATCATGCAGGATATGCAAAAAAAATGTGGTATGACAGAAATGACATTCAAAATTACGGGATCATCCGGATTAGCGATTTCTAAATTCTTGAATGTACCTTTTGTGCAGGAAGTAATTGCTTGTACGGAAGCAGTGGAGCAAGTAATTCCAGAGACAGACGTAGTAATCGAGCTGGGCGGGGAAGATGCGAAGATTATTTATTTCAGTGGTGGAATTGAGCAAAGAATGAATAATGCCTGCGCGGGTGGAACGGGTGCTTTTATTGACCAAATCGCCACGCTACTTCAAACAGATCCAACAGGTTTAAACGAACTGGCGCAAAATGCGAATACGATTTATCCGATTGCTTCCAGATGTGGCGTATTCGCCAAAACAGATGTGCAACCGTTACTTAATGAAGGGGCCAGAAAAGAAGATATAGCCGCTTCCATTTTCCAAAGTGTCGTGACACAAACGATTAGTGGGCTTGCTTGTGGACGTCCAATCCGCGGAAAAGTAGCGTTTCTTGGAGGACCACTTACTTTCCTTGATCAGTTGCGCTATCGTTTTACAGAAACATTGAAGATGAAAGATAGTGATATTATTGCGCCTCAAAACGCGGAATATTTTATTGCACTTGGAACAGCTTTTACTGGATTAAATGATGTACCTTTAAAAGTAGATGATATGATTTACCGACTTTCCAATATGGATATGACCACGATGGCGACGGATACGGTCATTTTACCAGCACTTTTTGAAAAGCAAGAAGACTTAGAAGATTTTCGTGCGCGTCATAATCAAATGAAAGCCAAACGAACAAAACTGGAAGATTATGAAGGGGATGCTTATTTAGGCATTGATGCAGGATCAACCACGACCAAATTAATCTTAATGAGCCAAACCAATGAAATTCTTTACTCGTTTTATTCTAGTAATAATGGGAATCCGCTTCAATCAGTTATTGACGCAACGAGTGATTTATATGAAATTTTACCGGAAAAAGTTCGAGTTGCGCAGTCTGGAATTACAGGCTACGGCGAGTCGCTTATTAAAGCCGCGCTAAAAATTGATGTTGGCGAAATTGAAACAGTGGCGCATTATCGTGCTGCTCGTGAATTTTTACCTGATGTTGATTTTATTTTAGACATTGGCGGACAAGATATGAAATGTATGAAAATTAAGAAAGGCGCACTGGATAGCTTGATGCTTAATGAAGCTTGCTCGGCCGGGTGTGGTTCGTTTCTTGAAACATTTGCGCAAACACTTAATTTATCCATTGAAGAGTTTGCGGCTCGGGCGTTGGAAGCAAAAGCTCCTGTAGACCTAGGTTCCCGTTGTACCGTTTTCATGAATTCCAAAGTGAAACAAGTGCAAAAAGAAGGCGTGAGCATGGAAGATTTATCTGCGGGTCTTGCTTATTCAGTCGTAAAAAACGCGTTACAAAAAGTAATCAAACTCCGCAGTCCGAAAGACATTGGCGAAAAAGTAATCGTTCAAGGTGGAACTTTTTACAACGAATCAGTCTTGCGTGCTTTTGAACTGTTAACTGGACGTGAAGTAGTTCGACCGGATATCGCCGGAATGATGGGCGCATACGGGGCCGCTTTAATTGCCCGCGAACATTACGAAACTGGCGAAGTAACGGAGATGCTCGTATTAGAAAAATTACGTGAATTTAGCGCAGAAACTTCGCAGTCGCGCTGCAATCTTTGTAGTAACACGTGTCAGCTTACAGTGACAAGATTTGGCGATGACCGGATGTTTGTTAGTGGAAATCGTTGTGAACGCGGGGAACGTGTCGAAACGAAGCGTAATTTACTGCCCAATTTATATGCGTATAAACTAAAACGTACCTTTGATTACAAATCGCTGAAAAAATCAGAAGCAACTAGAGGGACCATTGGTATTCCACGCGCATTGAACGTTTTTGAAAACTATCCACTATGGCATACGATTTTAACGAACTTAGGTTTCCGAGTGGTTTTATCATCGAAATCATCCAAAAACCTATACGACAAAGGTATCGAAACGATTGCCTCCGAAGCAGTTTGTTTTCCAGCCAAATTAACACACGGTCATATTATGGATTTAATCAAGAAAAAAGCAGATCGCATTTTCTACCCATCTGTCGTTTACGAAAAACCGGAATTTGGTGAAGCAACGAATAACTTTAACTGTCCAGTTGTGGCTGGTTACCCAGAAGTTATTCGTGTCAATGTGGATGCTTTAGAAGAGAAAAATATTCCAATGATTAGTCCGTTTTTAACTTTAGATAATGAAAAAGCATTAATCGAACAAATGAGTCTCGCTTTCCCAGAAGTCCCAGCCGCAGATATGGAAAAAGCAGTTCAAGCAGGGCTAGAGGAAGCAGAACTTTGCCGTAAAGACATTCAAGCAGAAGGCGAAGCGGCACTTACTTACATTAAGAAAAACAAAATCAAAGGGATTGTTCTTGCAGGGCATCCATATCATATTGATCCAGAAGTAAACCACGGAATTCCAGAACTCATTACAATGAACGGCATGGCGGTTCTTACCGAAGATTCGATTTCTCATCTTGGAGAAATGGACCATAAACTTCGGGTTGAAAATCAGTGGAAATATCACGCAAGACTGTATCGTGCAGCCAGCTTTACTGCTAAAAGTGAAGATTTAGAATTTGTGCAATTGACCTCTTTTGGTTGTGGACTTGATGCGATTACAACAGATATGTGCCAAGAAATCATTGAAGGGCATAACAAAGTGTACACATTACTAAAAATCGATGAAATCAACAACCTTGGTGCCGCACGTATCCGAGTTCGTTCCTTAAAAGCAGCCATGGAAGAACGTGAGAAAAACAACGTGAAACCAGGGATTATGTCGAAACCAAAAGAACGTCCATTATTTACAAAGGAAATGAAGAAAACATATACTATTTTAGCGCCACAGCTAGCTCCAACCCATTTTGAAATGTTAGAGGCTGCTTGTAAAGTGGGCGGTTATAACTTGGAAGTGTTACCAGCAGTTACACCGCGCGCAGTGGATGAGGGCTTACGTTACGTCAATAATGACGCTTGTTATCCAGCAATTTTAACGATTGGACAAATGATGGATGCACTGAAACACGGCGATTATGATGTAAATAATTTAGCTGTATTGATGACGCAAACAGGTGGTGGATGTCGGGCTACCAACTATATTTCGATGCTGAAAAAAGCACTCGGAGAAGCTGGCCTGGATCATATCCCAGTTATTTCTCTTAACGCCAACGGTTTAGAAAAACAACCAGGCTTTAAAATGACGCCAAAAGTTCTTGTTCGTTTCCTAGCCGGAATTAGCTTAGGTGACGCGCTCGACCGGATGCTTTACCGCACTAGACCATATGAAGTGGAGCCAGGGAGCGCGAATAAAATGTTCCGTCATTATCTCGATGCTGGTCGTGCGTTAATGGAAAATTACTCTTTTGGAGCATATAAAAAATTAGCAAATGAAATGGTTCGCGCCTTTGACAACTTACCAATAACAAATGAAGTGAAGCCTAGAGTTGGTGTCGTTGGAGAAATTCTCGTGAAATTCCATCCGGGTGCTAATAACAATATTGTTGATGTTATTGAAGACGAGGGCGGAGAAGCGGTTGTTCCCGATTTAACAGATTTCATTTTATATTGTTGTTATGACGATCACTTTGCAGCCAATACATTTGGTCGTTCCAAAGTAAAATCATTCGCGAAACAAAGCGTTGCGATTCCACTCATTAATCAATTCCGCAAACCAGTAACTGATGCACTGAAGAAAAGTGAACGCTTTGAAGCACCAGCAAGTATCGAATCTATCGCTGAAAAAGCGAGTCAATTACTATCACTCGGAAATAAAATGGGTGAGGGCTGGTTCTTAACAGGGGAAATGTTTGAATTACTCGATAGTAACGTACCAAATATCGCATGTTTACAACCATTTGCTTGCCTGCCAAACCATATTACTGGTCGAGGCATGATTAAAGGGCTTAAAAAAATGTATCCAGAAGCTAACATCATGTCCATTGACTACGATGCCGGCTCAAGCTCTGTGAACCAACTAAATCGAATCAAATTAATGCTCTCTATAGCAAGAAAACAACTAGAAACGACAGAAGTAGTCACAGAGAAAGAAACAAACACACGATTCAACCCAAGAGAAAAAATCCTTGGTAAAGCAAAACAAGTACGAGAAAGCGCCCCAGTCGAAATGATTGGAAACAAAGTAAAACAAGCGCGGGATGCAGATCCAGTTGGCGCCATTGCACAAAAAGTGAAACATGTTGCATCAAGTAGCGAGCATGTTCAAACAGATAATGACTAA
- a CDS encoding PhzF family phenazine biosynthesis protein encodes MDISVYVASAFSKNNKGGNKAGVVLNEPTLTTAQKMTIAKQLGYAETAFLTESNCADFKLEYFTPKEEVALCGHATIGTFAILMHLNKIHKSRYTIETNSGVLTITIKEDTIFMEQNQPTFYDTIPPNKLTGCFDLNLLNTNYPIQIVSTGLKDILIPVKSEADLYALEPNFEKVKEVSKQYEVVGMHLYTFSDDRIICRNLAPLFDINEEAATGTSNGALACYLYQHQYLQKELYVFEQGHSLHSPSEILVKLDVTGNNEIARVYVGGNGYYSETKYLSIE; translated from the coding sequence ATGGATATATCTGTTTATGTTGCAAGTGCATTTAGTAAGAATAATAAAGGTGGCAATAAAGCTGGTGTCGTATTAAACGAACCAACACTCACCACCGCTCAAAAAATGACCATCGCTAAACAACTAGGCTATGCGGAAACTGCCTTCCTAACAGAATCTAACTGCGCTGATTTTAAATTAGAATATTTTACCCCAAAAGAAGAAGTTGCTTTATGTGGTCATGCGACAATCGGTACTTTCGCGATTTTGATGCATTTAAATAAAATTCATAAGAGCCGGTATACAATTGAAACAAATAGCGGTGTCCTTACGATTACGATAAAAGAGGATACTATCTTCATGGAACAAAATCAACCAACTTTTTATGATACAATTCCCCCCAATAAATTAACAGGTTGTTTTGACTTAAATTTACTAAATACTAACTACCCTATTCAAATTGTGTCAACTGGTTTAAAAGATATATTAATTCCAGTTAAAAGTGAAGCAGATTTATATGCCCTAGAGCCAAATTTTGAAAAGGTTAAAGAGGTCAGTAAGCAGTATGAAGTTGTTGGAATGCATCTGTATACTTTTAGTGATGACCGGATTATTTGTCGGAATCTTGCTCCTCTTTTTGACATTAATGAAGAAGCTGCGACTGGGACCTCTAATGGTGCTTTAGCTTGTTATCTTTATCAACATCAATACTTACAAAAAGAACTTTATGTATTTGAACAAGGACACTCGCTACACTCCCCTTCCGAGATTTTAGTTAAATTAGATGTAACTGGTAATAACGAAATAGCTCGTGTATATGTAGGCGGCAATGGGTATTATAGTGAAACTAAATATTTAAGTATTGAATAG
- the ybaK gene encoding Cys-tRNA(Pro) deacylase, which produces MNKKTNACRILDKQKVNYELREYAWSEDALDALHVAEETGNNPAQIFKTLVLTGDKTGNIVACIPANKTLHLKHLAKISGNKKCELIAVDTLEKLTGYIRGGCSPIGMKKLFPTFIDNSAESLDTILISAGKRGLQIELAPTDLKKVVRAEFAMITEE; this is translated from the coding sequence TTGAATAAAAAAACAAATGCGTGTCGGATTTTAGATAAACAGAAGGTAAACTATGAACTACGTGAGTATGCGTGGAGCGAGGATGCCCTTGATGCGCTTCATGTTGCGGAAGAAACAGGGAATAATCCCGCACAAATTTTTAAAACCTTAGTCCTGACTGGTGACAAAACAGGAAATATCGTTGCGTGTATACCTGCCAATAAGACTTTGCATTTAAAACATTTGGCAAAGATTAGCGGCAATAAAAAATGTGAATTGATTGCGGTGGATACGCTAGAGAAGCTGACTGGCTATATTCGCGGTGGATGTTCACCGATTGGAATGAAGAAATTATTTCCAACGTTTATTGATAACAGCGCTGAATCGCTTGATACCATACTGATTTCGGCTGGAAAAAGAGGATTACAAATCGAACTAGCCCCTACTGATTTGAAAAAAGTAGTACGTGCGGAGTTTGCGATGATTACGGAAGAATAA
- a CDS encoding DUF5105 domain-containing protein, whose product MKKGLFSMVLVLAMVLVLSACGGASRVEPKKAGEITVNAVVYNKDTDKVKDVYGEDGSKFEKEFETSFKESFISTFTASFSSDVNLDKQVDEFYDALRKQVNEKTSYTTKVTNDDKESPEIQFAVKGLDMKGVQTELVEELTKAATADPSLATDDQKMAEKTMEIYTKAVQNADAVSEAKTVTLKLKADPDDDSLWKMENDMAFMQELTTAFFMGGM is encoded by the coding sequence ATGAAAAAAGGGTTATTTAGTATGGTTCTTGTGCTAGCAATGGTACTTGTATTAAGTGCATGTGGCGGCGCATCAAGGGTAGAACCAAAAAAAGCAGGGGAAATCACTGTTAATGCCGTAGTTTACAATAAAGATACGGATAAAGTAAAAGATGTATACGGTGAAGATGGTTCTAAATTCGAAAAAGAATTTGAAACTAGTTTTAAAGAAAGCTTTATCAGTACATTTACAGCAAGCTTTTCTAGTGATGTAAACTTAGACAAACAAGTGGATGAGTTTTATGATGCACTTCGCAAACAAGTAAACGAAAAAACTTCGTATACTACTAAAGTAACAAATGACGACAAAGAAAGTCCAGAAATTCAATTCGCTGTTAAAGGGCTTGATATGAAAGGCGTTCAAACAGAATTAGTAGAAGAATTAACAAAAGCAGCAACAGCTGATCCATCTCTTGCAACAGATGATCAAAAAATGGCTGAAAAAACAATGGAGATCTATACGAAAGCTGTTCAAAACGCAGATGCAGTATCAGAAGCTAAAACAGTTACACTTAAATTAAAAGCAGATCCAGATGACGATTCTTTATGGAAAATGGAAAACGATATGGCATTCATGCAAGAACTAACAACAGCATTCTTTATGGGTGGCATGTAA
- a CDS encoding carbon-nitrogen hydrolase family protein, with protein sequence MTTIKIALIQQKAVPNNKEANLKLAIKYIREAHKKGADLVLFPEMWSNGYAPPFEDAFNHPLATGFGAERFKWLNEAIEADSAYVSTLKKLAKELQIGICATYLSKTEQKIQNTAIIIDRKGEIILDYAKVHTCDFSLEILLQSGEEFKVCEFDGIKLGVMICYDREFPESARVLMLKGAEIILVPNACDMNPARLNQLNSRAFENMVGVAMANYPGEKWGRSTAFSPIVFDENGDYRDNTIIETDDVSEGIFIAEFNLDEIRTYRENETWGNAYRKPQTYTDLISLDVEAPFKRN encoded by the coding sequence ATGACTACTATAAAAATCGCATTAATCCAACAAAAAGCAGTACCAAATAATAAGGAAGCCAATTTAAAATTAGCCATTAAATATATAAGAGAAGCACATAAAAAAGGAGCAGATTTAGTACTTTTCCCAGAAATGTGGTCAAACGGTTATGCACCACCTTTTGAAGATGCTTTTAATCATCCACTAGCTACTGGTTTTGGTGCAGAACGATTCAAGTGGTTAAATGAAGCAATCGAAGCAGACAGTGCATATGTCTCAACGCTGAAAAAACTTGCCAAAGAGTTGCAGATTGGCATTTGCGCTACGTATTTGTCTAAAACGGAACAAAAAATACAAAATACTGCTATTATTATTGACCGAAAAGGAGAAATAATTTTAGACTATGCCAAAGTCCATACGTGTGATTTTTCTTTAGAAATATTACTACAAAGTGGCGAGGAATTTAAAGTTTGTGAGTTTGATGGTATTAAGCTGGGGGTCATGATTTGCTATGATCGCGAGTTTCCAGAAAGCGCCAGAGTTCTCATGCTAAAAGGTGCAGAAATTATCCTCGTTCCAAATGCATGCGATATGAATCCAGCCAGATTGAATCAACTAAATTCTCGTGCTTTTGAAAACATGGTTGGCGTAGCGATGGCAAACTATCCTGGCGAAAAATGGGGCAGATCCACTGCTTTTTCCCCGATTGTTTTTGATGAAAATGGGGATTACCGCGATAATACGATTATTGAAACAGACGACGTTTCAGAAGGTATTTTTATTGCTGAATTTAATTTAGACGAGATTCGAACTTACCGGGAAAATGAAACGTGGGGAAATGCCTACCGAAAACCGCAAACATATACAGATTTAATAAGTTTAGATGTAGAAGCGCCATTTAAACGAAATTAA
- a CDS encoding DUF554 domain-containing protein: MVLLGALVNGLGILIGSVIGMKLHNIPERMKDTVMKGMGLSVIVLGIQMAFKTSNSLIVILSICFGAVIGEWLNIDYHLNQLGHWIERKVGAKGKSNVSKGFVTATLIFVIGAMGIIGALDSGIRGNHDVLYTKSVMDGFIALLLSTTLGWGVMLSAIPVFLFEGIIALFATQINQFVPADLMTLIIKELTATGGIMILAIGLNLLGLTKIRVANLVPGILVVALIVTGLYYF; the protein is encoded by the coding sequence ATGGTTCTACTTGGTGCGCTAGTGAATGGGCTTGGGATTTTGATTGGCTCTGTTATTGGCATGAAACTACATAATATCCCTGAACGTATGAAAGACACGGTCATGAAAGGGATGGGGTTATCCGTTATCGTCCTTGGCATTCAAATGGCATTTAAAACGAGCAACTCGCTTATTGTCATTTTAAGTATTTGTTTTGGAGCCGTTATTGGGGAATGGCTTAATATAGATTACCATCTGAATCAACTCGGGCACTGGATTGAACGTAAAGTCGGTGCCAAAGGAAAAAGTAATGTTTCCAAAGGATTTGTGACAGCTACACTTATTTTCGTAATTGGTGCGATGGGAATTATCGGTGCGCTTGATAGCGGCATTCGCGGAAATCATGATGTGCTTTACACGAAATCAGTAATGGATGGGTTTATCGCCCTTCTTCTTAGTACGACACTTGGTTGGGGCGTTATGCTATCGGCGATTCCAGTGTTTCTCTTTGAAGGTATTATCGCGTTATTCGCAACCCAGATTAATCAATTCGTTCCGGCAGACCTGATGACACTAATTATAAAAGAATTAACAGCTACAGGTGGGATTATGATTTTAGCAATTGGTCTAAACTTGCTTGGTTTAACCAAGATTCGGGTCGCGAATCTTGTTCCGGGGATTTTGGTCGTTGCGCTGATTGTTACCGGACTTTATTATTTTTAA
- a CDS encoding NAD(P)-dependent oxidoreductase, with product MKIGIIGATGRAGSRILEEAKNRGHEVTAIVRNAGKITQTHKDINILQKDIFDVTLSDLSDQNVVVDAYGVSPDEAEKHVTSLDHLISVLNGTVSPRLLVVGGAASLQIDEDGNTLLESKGLREAPYYPTARAQAKQLEHLRSHQAEFSWTYISPSAMFEPGERTGDYQIGKDHLLFGSDGNSFISMEDYAIAVLDEIERPNHLNERFTVAGK from the coding sequence ATGAAAATTGGTATCATTGGTGCTACGGGCCGAGCTGGTTCGAGAATTTTAGAAGAAGCAAAAAATCGTGGTCACGAAGTAACAGCCATTGTTAGAAACGCCGGGAAAATCACGCAAACACACAAAGATATTAATATTTTACAAAAAGATATTTTTGATGTAACTCTTTCAGATTTATCAGACCAAAATGTCGTTGTTGATGCTTATGGCGTCAGTCCAGACGAAGCAGAAAAACATGTCACTTCCCTTGATCACTTAATTTCTGTTTTAAATGGAACTGTGTCTCCGCGCTTACTTGTCGTTGGTGGAGCAGCTAGTCTGCAAATTGATGAAGACGGAAACACGCTTTTAGAGTCTAAGGGCCTACGGGAAGCGCCTTACTATCCAACTGCACGTGCGCAAGCGAAACAATTAGAGCATTTAAGATCACATCAAGCAGAATTCAGTTGGACGTATATTAGCCCTTCTGCCATGTTTGAGCCCGGCGAACGCACTGGAGACTATCAAATAGGAAAAGATCATCTCCTGTTTGGTAGCGATGGCAATAGTTTTATCAGTATGGAAGACTATGCAATTGCTGTTTTAGATGAAATTGAACGACCTAATCACTTAAATGAACGCTTTACAGTAGCCGGAAAATAG